A region from the Desulfovibrio sp. genome encodes:
- the hmcD gene encoding sulfate respiration complex protein HmcD: protein MEFHTFYDYFLYTKSWAYVMMFVVLPLYVVYWNFVLFPRKKGRNGESKGH, encoded by the coding sequence ATGGAATTCCATACTTTTTACGATTACTTCCTCTATACGAAGAGCTGGGCGTACGTCATGATGTTCGTGGTGCTCCCTCTCTATGTAGTGTACTGGAACTTTGTGCTGTTTCCCCGCAAAAAGGGGCGTAACGGCGAGTCCAAAGGGCACTAG
- a CDS encoding methyltransferase domain-containing protein yields MAEPKFYAVFYEELFRRFKDWDDLPAVWRTNKRKDARWLIGQLRDQLARETQQRTEPVRVLSIGSGVGYMEKILLEELPDLELHVNEPSTVGMKWLREVIPNERIYIGLPPACLPPDVHYDMIYLSTVDYGIPTSEFTHLLQELRAQLTPGGEIILLSASLLEEDSFIGSFVNAIKIFIRGILHYLGIRRQQFWGWRRTRDEYRQIFKQAGMTEVKDGWLQDGFETYWIRGR; encoded by the coding sequence TTGGCGGAGCCCAAGTTTTACGCCGTATTTTATGAAGAGCTCTTTCGCCGGTTCAAGGATTGGGACGATTTGCCCGCCGTCTGGCGCACCAACAAGCGCAAGGACGCCCGCTGGCTTATCGGGCAGTTGCGTGACCAGCTCGCCAGGGAAACCCAGCAGCGCACCGAGCCTGTGCGCGTGCTTTCCATCGGCAGTGGCGTCGGCTATATGGAAAAAATCCTTCTTGAAGAGCTGCCCGACCTGGAGCTGCACGTCAACGAGCCCAGCACCGTGGGCATGAAGTGGCTGCGGGAGGTCATCCCCAACGAGCGTATCTATATCGGCCTGCCGCCGGCTTGCCTGCCGCCGGACGTTCACTATGACATGATATATTTGTCCACAGTGGACTACGGCATTCCCACGAGCGAATTCACCCATCTGCTTCAGGAACTGCGCGCGCAGCTTACGCCCGGGGGCGAAATCATCCTGCTCTCCGCCTCGCTGCTGGAAGAGGATTCCTTTATCGGAAGCTTCGTCAATGCCATCAAGATTTTCATACGCGGCATTCTGCATTACCTTGGCATACGGCGTCAGCAGTTCTGGGGCTGGCGGCGCACGCGCGATGAATACCGCCAGATATTCAAGCAGGCCGGGATGACGGAAGTGAAGGACGGCTGGCTGCAGGACGGCTTTGAAACGTACTGGATTCGCGGGCGTTAG